Proteins encoded in a region of the Coregonus clupeaformis isolate EN_2021a unplaced genomic scaffold, ASM2061545v1 scaf1336, whole genome shotgun sequence genome:
- the LOC121569017 gene encoding casein kinase I → MELRVGNKYRLGRKIGSGSFGDIYLGANIATGEEVAIKLECVKTKHPQLHIESKFYKMMQGGVGIPSIKWCGAEGDYNVMVMELLGPSLEDLFNFCSRKFSLKTVLLLADQMISRIEYIHSKNFIHRDVKPDNFLMGLGKKGNLVYIIDFGLAKKYRDARTHQHIPYRENKNLTGTARYASINTHLGIEQSRRDDLESLGYVLMYFNLGSLPWQGLKAATKRQKYERISEKKMSTPIEVLCKGYPSEFSTYLNFCRSLRFDDKPDYSYLRQLFRNLFHRQGFSYDYVFDWNMLKFGASRTAEDGERRGADERDERIVGGPLGSAARGLPPGPNPPAANRVRNGPEQAISNPASRVLQSGNTSPRAISRAERERKVSMRLHRGAPANVSSSDFTARHDQSRISTSQVSMPFEHLGK, encoded by the exons ATGGAGCTGAGAGTGGGGAACAAGTACCGGCTGGGGCGGAAAATAGGGAGTGGGTCCTTTGGAGACATTTACCTTG GTGCCAACATTGCCACGGGCGAGGAGGTGGCCATTAAGCTGGAATGTGTGAAGACCAAACACCCACAGCTGCATATCGAGAGCAAGTTCTACAAGATGATGCAGGGAGGAG TGGGGATTCCCTCGATAAAGTGGTGCGGGGCAGAGGGAGACTACAACGTCATGGTGATGGAGCTCCTGGGCCCCAGTCTGGAAGACCTCTTCAACTTCTGTTCCCGCAAGTTCAGCCTCAAAACAGTGCTACTGCTGGCAGACCAGATG ATCAGTCGCATCGAGTACATCCACTCCAAGAACTTCATCCATCGTGACGTCAAGCCCGACAACTTCCTCATGGGGCTGGGGAAGAAGGGCAACCTGGTGTACATCATCGACTTTGGCTTGGCCAAGAAGTAcagagacgcacgcacacaccagcACATCCCCTACAGGGAGAACAAGAACCTGACGGGCACTGCACGCTACGCATCCATCAACACCCACCTGGGCATCG AGCAGTCTCGGCGTGATGACCTGGAGTCTCTGGGATATGTCCTCATGTActtcaacctgggctctctgccCTGGCAAGGCCTCAAAGCCGCCACAAAGAGGCAGAAGTACGAACGCATCAGCGAGAAAAAAATGTCCACCCCCATCGAGGTGCTCTGCAAAGGCTACCCCT CCGAGTTCTCCACCTACCTGAATTTCTGCCGGTCGCTGCGCTTTGACGACAAGCCAGACTACTCATACCTTCGGCAGCTCTTCAGGAATCTGTTCCACAGACAAGGCTTCTCCTATGACTACGTATTCGACTGGAACATGCTCAAATTT GGTGCCAGTAGGACAGCAGAGGATGGTGAGAGGAGGGGAGCCGACGAGAGGGACGAACGTATCGTAGGAGGCCCTCTGGGATCTGCTGCACGGGGTCTCCCGCCAGGGCCAAACCCACCAGCCGCCAACAGAGTTAGGAACGGACCAGAGCAGGCCATCTCCAACCCCGCCTCACGGGTGCTGCAGTCTG GGAACACGTCGCCGCGGGCAATCTCTCGCGCTGAGCGTGAGAGGAAGGTGAGCATGCGGCTCCACCGAGGAGCCCCCGCAAACGTGTCATCCTCTGACTTCACAGCCCGTCATGACCAATCCCGAATTTCCACATCGCAG GTCAGCATGCCATTTGAGCACCTGGGGAAGTGA